From Cupriavidus oxalaticus:
GTATGTTTCGTTGGCCTTGCACCGGAATGGGGACGACAATGCGGGCCATGACGACTACCACTTCATCCGCTTTGTCTTCCGTCCCGGCGCCAACGGAACAAGCCCACGCGCGCTGGCGCGTGCTGGCCGTGTTCTCGCTGGGCTTCCTGGTGTCCTATGTGTTCCGCGGGGTCAACCTGGGCTTCGCGCCGCACCTGACGCGCGAACTGGGGCTCAATGCCGGCGACCTGGGTTTGCTCACCAGCTTCTATTTCCTTGGCTTTGCCTGTGCCCAGCTGCCCGCCGGCATCCTGCTGGACCGTTTCGGCCCGCGCCGCACCGAGGCGACGATGCTGCTGGTGGCCGTTGCCGGCTCGCTGGTGTTCGCGCTGGCGCCGGGCATGGCGGGGCTGGCCACCGGCCGGCTGCTGATTGGCGTGGGCGTATCGGTGTGCCTTGGCGCCGCCATCCAGGCGCTGTCGATGTGGTTCCCGCTGTCGCGCATGCCGTTGCTCAACGGCGTGGTGATGGCGATCGGCGGGTTCGGCGCGGTGCTGGTCGGCACTCCGCTGTCGTGGCTGCTGTCGCTGACGGACTGGCGCATGGTCAGCGCCGGGCTGGCGGTCGTGTCGCTGGCGATGGCGGCGCTGCTGTGGTTCGGCGTGCCCGACAAGCCGCGCGCCGGCAAGGAGAGCCTGCGCGAGCAACTGCGCGGCACGCGCCAGATCCTGGCCAGCGAGCGCTTCTGGCGCGTGGTGCCGCTGACGCTGCTGAACCAGGGCGTGTTCCTGGCGGTGCAGACGCTGTGGGTCGGTGCCTTCCTGCGCGATGTGCCGGGCTTCGATGCGGCCACCAGTGCGCGGCTGGTCTCGGTGATCGGCTTTGCGATGATGGCGGGTTGCGTCGGCTCGGGCTGGGCGGCGCGCCACCTGGAGCGCATCGGCGTCAGCCTTTATGCGTTTGCCGGCATCGGCATGACCGGCTTTATCGTGGTGCAGGCGCTGCTGATGGCGCAGGTGCCGCTGCCGCCGGTGCTGCTGTGGGCCGCCTACGGTGTGTTCGGCTCCAGCGGCATCCTGACCTATGCGGTGCTGGCGCGCAGCTTCCCCGACGCGCTGATCGGGCGGGCCACCACGGCGCTGACGCTGACGGTGTTCTTGTCGACCTTTGCGTGCCAGGTCGGGGTGGGGTTTGTGCTGG
This genomic window contains:
- a CDS encoding MFS transporter; this encodes MTTTTSSALSSVPAPTEQAHARWRVLAVFSLGFLVSYVFRGVNLGFAPHLTRELGLNAGDLGLLTSFYFLGFACAQLPAGILLDRFGPRRTEATMLLVAVAGSLVFALAPGMAGLATGRLLIGVGVSVCLGAAIQALSMWFPLSRMPLLNGVVMAIGGFGAVLVGTPLSWLLSLTDWRMVSAGLAVVSLAMAALLWFGVPDKPRAGKESLREQLRGTRQILASERFWRVVPLTLLNQGVFLAVQTLWVGAFLRDVPGFDAATSARLVSVIGFAMMAGCVGSGWAARHLERIGVSLYAFAGIGMTGFIVVQALLMAQVPLPPVLLWAAYGVFGSSGILTYAVLARSFPDALIGRATTALTLTVFLSTFACQVGVGFVLDLWPSSGGHYPKAAHMTAWGGLVALQVLAAVWYLMGARRAPAR